One genomic segment of Planctomycetota bacterium includes these proteins:
- a CDS encoding RcpC/CpaB family pilus assembly protein, with the protein MATSNRMQLIPSTGVLLGAIAAGVVAAILINVYIGSVESRYTAGSMSIYVLKEPVKEGQSLLVKQLTTVRVPRIFEKAFEKALKPGEEGYLMDKTAPRAMGEGQPIYYGDLYDVEIIALAVNPGQGFDLLTIPVQSDNSPGRQLQPGGYVRLYAVFDLDPDPRKEQRETMDVIENVQVRAVDGSTRPTAADKRARYDNISILVTQEQAKKLLQIQDVMVEKSFVVTVTHRPDQVKKLEPKINPEVLRFIESRGTVLPSP; encoded by the coding sequence ATGGCCACGTCGAACCGAATGCAACTCATCCCGAGCACGGGGGTGCTGCTGGGGGCGATCGCGGCGGGCGTCGTCGCCGCCATCCTCATCAACGTGTACATCGGCAGCGTCGAGAGCCGGTACACCGCCGGCTCGATGAGCATCTACGTCCTGAAGGAGCCGGTCAAGGAGGGCCAGTCGCTTCTGGTGAAGCAGTTGACGACCGTGCGCGTGCCTCGCATCTTCGAGAAGGCGTTTGAGAAGGCCCTCAAGCCGGGCGAGGAAGGATACCTGATGGATAAGACGGCGCCGCGCGCGATGGGCGAAGGCCAGCCGATCTACTACGGCGACCTGTACGATGTAGAAATCATAGCACTGGCGGTCAACCCCGGACAGGGGTTCGACCTGCTGACGATCCCGGTCCAGTCGGACAATTCGCCCGGGCGGCAACTCCAGCCGGGCGGCTACGTCCGGCTCTACGCCGTCTTCGACCTCGACCCGGACCCGCGGAAGGAGCAGCGGGAAACGATGGACGTCATCGAAAACGTCCAGGTCCGGGCGGTGGACGGGTCGACGAGGCCGACGGCGGCGGACAAACGCGCCCGCTACGACAACATCAGTATCCTGGTGACGCAGGAGCAGGCGAAAAAACTCCTTCAGATCCAGGACGTGATGGTGGAGAAAAGTTTCGTCGTGACGGTGACGCACCGGCCGGACCAGGTCAAGAAACTCGAACCGAAGATCAATCCGGAGGTGCTGCGCTTCATCGAATCGCGGGGGACGGTGTTGCCGAGTCCGTAG